In the Mycolicibacter sp. MU0102 genome, one interval contains:
- a CDS encoding cytochrome c oxidase subunit II, with the protein MTRGGTNVTRRGQGVAHRRLLRPLTAVSVLGLLAVTLSGCSVDWTDVVGFGWPKGITPEAEANYQLWIGMVIASVVIGGLVWGMIFWSMIFHRKKATDTELPRQFGYNMPLELGLTVVPFLAVAVIFYFTVVVQEKMLHHEPNPEVVVDVTAFQWNWKFGYQKVDFHDHTLTYDGVDQVRKDAMTSKPEGVDAHGEELVGPVQGLNTEDRTYLNFDKIETVGTTSEIPVLVLPSGKRIEFVLNSADVIHAFWVPEFLFKRDVIAWPERNNQVNTFQVAEITKEGAFVGHCAEMCGTYHAMMNFEVRVVSPNDFKAYLDQRIAGKTNAEALEAIKQEPLATTTFPFDSRRGLLAPQASNK; encoded by the coding sequence GTGACTCGAGGAGGCACCAACGTGACACGTCGCGGGCAGGGCGTTGCACATCGCCGTCTGCTTCGACCGCTGACCGCGGTCAGCGTGCTCGGACTGCTGGCGGTAACGCTCAGCGGTTGCAGCGTCGACTGGACCGATGTGGTCGGTTTCGGCTGGCCCAAGGGCATCACGCCGGAGGCTGAGGCCAACTACCAGCTGTGGATCGGCATGGTCATCGCTTCGGTGGTGATCGGTGGCCTCGTCTGGGGAATGATCTTCTGGTCGATGATCTTCCACCGCAAGAAGGCGACCGACACCGAGCTGCCGCGCCAGTTCGGCTACAACATGCCGTTGGAGCTCGGACTCACCGTCGTGCCGTTCCTGGCCGTCGCGGTGATCTTCTACTTCACCGTCGTGGTGCAGGAGAAGATGCTGCACCACGAGCCCAACCCCGAGGTGGTCGTCGACGTCACCGCCTTCCAGTGGAACTGGAAGTTCGGTTACCAGAAGGTCGACTTCCACGACCACACCCTGACCTACGACGGCGTGGACCAGGTCCGCAAGGACGCGATGACGTCCAAGCCCGAGGGCGTGGACGCGCACGGCGAGGAACTGGTCGGGCCGGTGCAGGGCCTCAATACCGAGGACCGCACCTACCTGAACTTCGACAAGATCGAGACGGTCGGCACCACCAGCGAGATCCCGGTGCTGGTGCTGCCCAGCGGCAAGCGCATCGAGTTCGTGCTCAACTCGGCCGACGTCATCCACGCTTTCTGGGTGCCCGAGTTCCTGTTCAAGCGTGACGTCATCGCCTGGCCCGAGCGCAACAACCAGGTGAACACCTTCCAGGTCGCCGAGATCACCAAGGAAGGCGCGTTCGTCGGCCACTGCGCCGAGATGTGCGGCACCTACCACGCGATGATGAACTTCGAAGTCCGGGTGGTTTCGCCCAATGACTTCAAGGCCTATCTGGATCAGCGCATTGCCGGAAAGACCAACGCCGAGGCGCTGGAGGCGATCAAGCAGGAACCGTTGGCGACCACCACGTTCCCGTTCGACAGCCGCCGTGGCCTGCTAGCCCCGCAAGCCAGCAACAAGTAG
- a CDS encoding c-type cytochrome produces the protein MSNRPMNRSVRLKTLKKWARPGNNDTVARRRLRRRASGGLLLLVALALAGGMAALLTPTPQIAVADESASALLRTGKQLFDTSCVSCHGANLQGEVGRGPSLIGVGEAAVYFQVSSGRMPAVRGEAQAPRTYPFFDDKQIDALGAYVQANGGGPTVVRNADGSIAQASLRGDDLGRGGDLFRLNCASCHNFTGRGGALSSGKYAPDLEPASEQQILTAMLSGPQNMPRFSDRQISMEEKKDIIAYVKSVTEERDPGGYGLGGFGPAPEGMVIWIIGMVAAIAAAMWIGARS, from the coding sequence ATGAGCAACCGCCCGATGAACAGGAGTGTCCGGTTGAAGACACTGAAGAAGTGGGCCCGACCTGGCAACAACGACACCGTCGCCCGCCGGCGCCTGCGCCGTCGGGCCTCCGGCGGACTGCTGCTGCTGGTCGCCCTGGCCCTGGCCGGTGGAATGGCCGCGCTGCTGACCCCGACCCCGCAGATCGCGGTGGCCGACGAGTCGGCCTCGGCCCTGCTGCGGACCGGTAAGCAGCTCTTCGACACCTCGTGTGTGAGCTGTCACGGTGCCAACCTGCAGGGTGAGGTGGGCCGCGGCCCGAGCCTGATCGGCGTCGGCGAAGCCGCCGTCTACTTCCAGGTCTCCAGCGGCCGGATGCCCGCCGTCCGCGGTGAGGCGCAAGCCCCCCGCACCTACCCGTTCTTCGACGACAAGCAGATCGACGCCCTGGGCGCCTACGTCCAGGCCAACGGCGGCGGCCCCACCGTGGTGCGCAACGCCGACGGCAGCATCGCGCAGGCTTCGCTGCGCGGTGACGACCTGGGCCGCGGCGGCGACCTCTTCCGCCTCAACTGCGCGTCCTGCCACAACTTCACCGGCCGGGGCGGCGCCCTGTCCTCGGGTAAGTACGCACCGGACCTGGAGCCGGCCAGCGAGCAGCAGATCCTGACCGCGATGCTGTCCGGCCCGCAGAACATGCCGCGTTTCTCCGACCGGCAGATCTCCATGGAGGAGAAGAAGGACATCATCGCCTACGTGAAATCCGTTACCGAGGAACGGGATCCGGGCGGCTACGGGCTCGGCGGGTTCGGCCCGGCGCCCGAGGGCATGGTGATTTGGATTATCGGCATGGTCGCAGCCATCGCCGCGGCAATGTGGATCGGGGCACGCTCATGA
- a CDS encoding pyridoxine/pyridoxamine 5'-phosphate oxidase, giving the protein MPAPSGSLRNLLRGLPVLVGAAPEFDPAQAPADPVALFIEWLLHAVDSGVVEPHAMTLSTVGAAAGTGLARPSARVLILKDIDAAGWHFGVSSASRKGADLARNPAVSLTFYWPALGRQVRVDGMALPDPPSVTTDDFLARSQGARAMVLTGRQSEPYADSAEISEALAKAHLELERSPTLVPVEWVSYAVRADAVEFWQADASRRHRRLRYERDDDTNWSTTLLWP; this is encoded by the coding sequence ATGCCGGCTCCATCGGGCAGCCTGCGCAATCTCTTGCGCGGGCTGCCCGTTTTGGTTGGTGCGGCACCGGAATTCGACCCGGCGCAAGCACCGGCCGATCCCGTCGCACTGTTCATCGAATGGCTGCTGCACGCTGTCGACAGCGGCGTCGTGGAACCCCACGCGATGACGTTGTCCACGGTCGGCGCGGCAGCCGGGACGGGCCTGGCGCGGCCGTCGGCGCGGGTGCTGATCCTCAAGGACATCGATGCCGCCGGTTGGCATTTCGGAGTCAGTTCGGCCAGTCGCAAGGGCGCCGATCTGGCCCGCAATCCGGCTGTCTCACTGACCTTTTATTGGCCCGCACTGGGCCGTCAGGTCAGGGTCGACGGGATGGCGCTGCCGGACCCACCCTCGGTGACCACCGATGACTTCCTGGCCCGCTCGCAAGGCGCCCGCGCGATGGTGCTCACCGGCCGGCAGAGCGAGCCCTACGCCGATTCGGCAGAGATCAGTGAGGCACTCGCCAAGGCGCATCTGGAGCTCGAGCGCTCCCCCACCCTGGTTCCTGTCGAGTGGGTGTCGTATGCGGTACGGGCCGACGCCGTCGAATTCTGGCAGGCAGACGCTAGCCGTCGGCACCGCAGGCTGCGATATGAACGGGACGATGACACGAATTGGTCAACGACACTGCTCTGGCCGTAG
- the asnB gene encoding asparagine synthase (glutamine-hydrolyzing) yields the protein MCGLLAFVCAPAGTTPGPDVAEVAGAVSRATHLMRHRGPDEPGGIWAGDRVVFGFNRLSFIDIAHSHQPMRWGPPEAPERYELVFNGEIYNYLELREELAAEHGAVFATDGDGEAIVAGYHYWGVEVLSRLRGMFAFAVWDTVAGELFCARDPFGIKPLFMASGPGGTVVGSEKKCLLDLADVVGFDTTIDARAVQHYTVLQYVPEPETLHRGIRRLESGSYARIRPGGEPETTRYFRPRFDATPITRDTEQARYDEITAVLEDSVAKHMRADVTVGAFLSGGIDSTAIAALAMRHNPNLITFTTGFEREGFSEVDVAAASAEAIGARHVVKVVSPAEFVAALPEIVWYLDDPVADPALVPLYFIAAEARKHVKVVLSGEGADELFGGYTIYREPLSLRPFDYLPAPVRRSLGKASRPLPEGMRGKSLLHRGSLTLQERYYGNARSFSDEQLRAVLPGFSPDWTHTDVTAPLYAESAGWDPVARMQHIDLFTWLRGDILVKADKMTMANSLELRVPFLDPEVFAVASRLPVSAKITRTTTKYALRRALEPIIPAHVLHRPKLGFPVPLRHWLRAGELLEWAYAMVDATGADHLIDVAAVRTMLDEHRVGTADHSRRLWTVLIFMLWHAIFVEHTVVPTIREPDYPVRL from the coding sequence ATGTGTGGACTGCTGGCCTTCGTGTGTGCCCCGGCCGGCACGACACCCGGCCCTGATGTGGCCGAAGTCGCCGGCGCGGTGTCGCGCGCAACCCACCTGATGCGCCACCGTGGTCCGGACGAGCCAGGCGGCATCTGGGCGGGCGACCGGGTGGTGTTCGGGTTCAACCGGCTCTCGTTCATCGACATCGCCCATTCGCACCAGCCCATGCGGTGGGGTCCCCCAGAGGCTCCCGAGCGCTACGAGCTGGTGTTCAACGGCGAGATCTACAACTACCTGGAACTGCGCGAAGAGCTGGCCGCCGAGCACGGCGCGGTGTTCGCCACCGACGGCGACGGCGAGGCGATCGTCGCGGGCTACCACTACTGGGGTGTCGAGGTGCTGTCGCGGCTGCGCGGCATGTTCGCCTTCGCGGTGTGGGACACCGTGGCCGGCGAGCTGTTCTGCGCCCGCGACCCGTTCGGGATCAAGCCGCTGTTCATGGCGTCCGGCCCGGGCGGCACGGTGGTGGGCAGCGAGAAGAAATGCCTGCTGGACCTGGCCGACGTGGTGGGATTCGACACCACCATCGACGCCCGCGCCGTCCAGCACTACACGGTGCTGCAGTACGTGCCGGAACCGGAGACGCTGCACCGCGGTATACGCCGCCTGGAATCGGGCTCTTACGCCCGGATTCGTCCCGGCGGTGAGCCGGAGACCACCCGCTATTTCCGGCCGCGGTTCGACGCCACCCCGATCACCCGCGACACCGAGCAGGCACGCTACGACGAGATCACCGCGGTGCTCGAAGACTCGGTCGCCAAGCACATGCGGGCCGACGTCACCGTCGGCGCGTTCCTGTCCGGCGGGATCGACTCCACCGCGATCGCCGCACTGGCGATGCGCCACAACCCCAACCTGATCACCTTCACCACCGGGTTCGAGCGGGAGGGCTTCTCCGAGGTCGACGTCGCCGCCGCGTCCGCCGAGGCGATCGGGGCCCGGCACGTGGTCAAAGTGGTCAGCCCGGCCGAGTTCGTCGCCGCCCTGCCCGAGATCGTCTGGTACCTCGACGACCCGGTCGCCGACCCGGCCCTGGTGCCGCTGTACTTCATCGCCGCCGAAGCCCGCAAGCACGTCAAGGTGGTGCTCTCAGGCGAAGGCGCCGACGAGTTGTTCGGCGGCTACACGATCTACCGCGAGCCGCTGTCGCTTCGCCCGTTCGACTACCTGCCGGCACCGGTGCGCCGATCGCTGGGGAAGGCGTCGCGGCCGTTGCCCGAGGGCATGCGCGGCAAGAGCCTGCTGCACCGCGGGTCGCTCACCCTGCAAGAGCGCTACTACGGCAACGCACGCAGCTTCTCCGACGAGCAACTGCGTGCGGTGCTGCCCGGGTTCTCCCCCGACTGGACCCACACCGACGTCACCGCCCCGCTGTATGCCGAATCGGCGGGCTGGGACCCGGTGGCCCGGATGCAGCACATCGACCTGTTCACCTGGCTGCGCGGCGACATCCTGGTCAAGGCCGACAAGATGACCATGGCCAACTCACTGGAGCTGCGGGTGCCGTTCTTGGACCCCGAGGTGTTCGCGGTGGCGTCGCGCCTGCCGGTGTCGGCCAAGATCACCCGCACCACCACCAAGTACGCACTGCGCCGTGCGCTGGAGCCGATCATTCCCGCGCATGTGCTGCACCGCCCCAAGCTCGGCTTCCCGGTGCCGCTGCGGCATTGGCTGCGCGCCGGTGAGCTGTTGGAGTGGGCGTACGCGATGGTGGACGCCACCGGAGCCGATCACCTGATCGATGTCGCAGCGGTGCGCACGATGCTCGACGAGCACCGCGTCGGCACCGCCGATCACAGCCGTCGGCTGTGGACGGTGCTGATCTTCATGCTGTGGCACGCGATCTTCGTCGAGCACACCGTGGTGCCGACCATCAGGGAGCCGGACTACCCCGTGCGGCTGTGA
- a CDS encoding MmpS family transport accessory protein: MSGPNPPEAGSGDEGSGNGQPAPDMAPDAGAGGEIQPLDDVTATPAAAPADNTAYSQAYSAPESEQFLSGPYVPVDPRLYDYDTYDVPDEPEPGAKTPRWPWVVGVTVIIAAVSLVVSVALLFARTETHDLATPATTSSTVSVPPVQDEITRTSTSTTVPPPPPPSSEEPPPPPPPSSEEPPPPPPPSEEPAPEPSTTTQETTTTTPPKPLQVTYSVTGTKAPFDQITITYVDASGQRRTQRNAYIPWSLTLTPISQSEIGSVEATSMLRLSKLNCSITSSDGRVLFSNSNEAPATSCG, encoded by the coding sequence ATGAGCGGGCCGAATCCCCCGGAGGCGGGCTCTGGAGACGAGGGCTCCGGCAACGGTCAGCCGGCCCCAGACATGGCCCCCGACGCAGGTGCGGGCGGGGAGATTCAGCCGCTGGACGATGTGACGGCCACCCCGGCCGCCGCGCCGGCAGACAACACCGCGTACTCGCAGGCCTACTCGGCGCCCGAATCCGAGCAGTTTCTGAGCGGCCCCTACGTTCCGGTGGATCCGCGGCTCTACGACTACGACACCTACGACGTGCCCGACGAACCGGAGCCGGGAGCCAAGACGCCCCGGTGGCCGTGGGTGGTCGGTGTCACCGTGATCATCGCCGCGGTCTCGCTGGTGGTGTCGGTGGCATTGCTGTTCGCCCGCACCGAAACCCACGATCTGGCGACGCCCGCCACGACGAGCAGCACGGTCTCGGTGCCGCCGGTACAGGACGAGATCACCCGGACCAGCACCAGCACCACGGTTCCGCCGCCTCCGCCGCCCAGCAGTGAGGAGCCGCCGCCTCCGCCGCCGCCGAGCAGTGAGGAGCCGCCGCCTCCGCCGCCGCCGAGCGAGGAGCCGGCGCCGGAGCCATCGACCACGACGCAGGAGACCACCACGACCACGCCGCCGAAGCCGCTGCAGGTGACTTATTCGGTGACGGGCACCAAGGCGCCGTTCGACCAGATCACGATCACCTACGTGGATGCCTCCGGGCAACGTCGTACACAGCGCAACGCCTACATCCCGTGGTCGCTGACCCTGACCCCGATCTCCCAGTCGGAGATCGGTTCTGTGGAGGCGACCAGCATGCTGCGGTTGAGCAAACTCAACTGCTCGATCACCAGCAGTGACGGTAGGGTGTTGTTCTCCAACAGCAATGAAGCACCGGCGACGAGCTGCGGATGA
- a CDS encoding cytochrome c oxidase subunit 4 — protein sequence MRIESRLFEFVATFFLVVGVIYAVLTGKFATGGVEWAGTTALFLTGMMAMIVATFFRFVARRLDTRPEDYEAAEVSDGAGELGFFSPHSWWPILIALSGSVAAVGIALWLPWLIAAGVVFVLSSVAGLVFEYYIGAEKH from the coding sequence ATGCGCATCGAATCCAGGCTGTTCGAGTTCGTCGCCACCTTCTTCCTGGTGGTCGGGGTGATCTACGCGGTGCTGACCGGGAAGTTCGCCACCGGCGGTGTGGAATGGGCCGGCACCACCGCGCTGTTCCTGACCGGAATGATGGCCATGATCGTGGCCACGTTCTTCCGGTTCGTGGCACGGCGGCTGGACACCCGGCCCGAGGACTACGAGGCGGCCGAGGTCAGTGACGGCGCCGGCGAGTTGGGCTTCTTCAGCCCGCACAGCTGGTGGCCGATTCTGATCGCGCTGTCCGGGTCGGTGGCGGCCGTCGGGATCGCCCTGTGGCTGCCGTGGCTGATCGCTGCCGGTGTGGTGTTCGTGTTGTCGAGCGTGGCCGGACTGGTCTTCGAGTACTACATCGGCGCCGAGAAACACTGA
- a CDS encoding cytochrome c oxidase subunit 3 produces MTSAVGSSGTAITSRVHSLNRPNMVSVGTIVWLSSELMFFAGLFAMYFTARAQSGGAWPPPPTELNLALAVPVTLVLIASSFTCQMGVFAAERGDVFGLRRWYLLTFLMGLFFVCGQAYEYSHLIAHGTTIPSSAYGTVFYLTTGFHGLHVIGGLVAFIFLMLRTTMSKFTPAQATASIVVSYYWHFVDIVWIALFATIYFIR; encoded by the coding sequence GTGACGAGCGCTGTGGGGTCCTCGGGTACTGCCATTACTTCGCGTGTGCATTCGCTGAACCGTCCCAACATGGTCAGCGTCGGCACCATCGTGTGGCTGTCCAGTGAATTGATGTTCTTTGCCGGTTTGTTCGCGATGTACTTCACGGCACGCGCGCAGTCCGGTGGTGCCTGGCCACCACCGCCAACGGAGTTGAATCTCGCGCTGGCGGTCCCGGTGACGCTGGTGCTGATCGCGTCATCGTTCACCTGCCAGATGGGCGTGTTCGCCGCCGAGCGCGGCGACGTGTTCGGGCTGCGCCGGTGGTACCTCCTGACCTTCCTGATGGGACTGTTCTTCGTCTGCGGCCAGGCCTACGAGTACTCCCACCTGATCGCGCACGGCACCACCATCCCGTCGAGTGCCTACGGCACCGTGTTCTACCTGACCACCGGGTTCCACGGCCTGCACGTCATCGGTGGGTTGGTCGCCTTCATCTTCCTGATGCTGCGCACCACGATGAGCAAGTTCACCCCGGCTCAGGCCACCGCCTCGATCGTCGTGTCCTACTACTGGCACTTCGTCGACATCGTGTGGATCGCCCTGTTCGCCACGATCTACTTCATCCGATGA
- a CDS encoding ubiquinol-cytochrome c reductase iron-sulfur subunit, whose translation MSSNDKTELPDDAALATMTNDELLALGGSIDGVNTVFKEPRWPVEGTRAEKRAERRVAAWFLAGGGFGLALLLVFLFWPWEYAPLESPNGLAYSLATPLYGLTFGLSVLCIAIGAVLFVKKFIPEEITIQDRHDGSSPEIDRKTVAAQLTDAFEGSTIGRRKLLGASLGVGFGAFGLGTLVAGAGGLIKNPWKPVVDTAEGKKAALWTSGWTPRYAGETIYLARATGQSTNSPFVKMRPEDLDAGGMETVFPWRESDGDGTTEESNEKLTAIMMGVRNPVMLIRIRPDDMPKVVKRQGQESFNYGDFFAYTKICSHLGCPSSLFEQQTYRILCPCHQSQFDALHFAKPVFGPAARALAQLPITIDANGHLVANGDFVEPVGPAFWERTS comes from the coding sequence ATGAGCAGCAACGACAAGACCGAACTCCCTGACGACGCAGCATTGGCGACGATGACCAACGACGAGCTGCTCGCTCTCGGCGGCAGCATCGACGGCGTCAACACCGTCTTCAAGGAGCCGCGCTGGCCGGTCGAGGGCACTCGGGCCGAGAAGCGCGCCGAGCGCCGGGTCGCGGCCTGGTTCCTGGCCGGTGGCGGCTTCGGGCTCGCCCTGCTGCTGGTCTTCCTGTTCTGGCCGTGGGAGTACGCGCCGCTGGAGTCCCCGAACGGCTTGGCCTACTCGCTGGCAACTCCGCTGTACGGCTTGACCTTCGGGCTCTCGGTGCTGTGCATCGCCATCGGCGCGGTGCTGTTCGTCAAGAAGTTCATCCCCGAAGAGATCACCATCCAGGACCGTCACGACGGCAGCTCCCCCGAGATCGACCGTAAGACCGTGGCAGCCCAGCTGACCGACGCGTTCGAGGGCTCGACCATCGGGCGGCGCAAGCTGCTGGGTGCGTCCCTGGGAGTCGGGTTCGGCGCGTTCGGCCTGGGCACCCTGGTCGCCGGCGCCGGCGGCCTGATCAAGAACCCTTGGAAGCCGGTCGTCGACACCGCCGAAGGCAAGAAGGCCGCGCTGTGGACTTCCGGGTGGACCCCGCGCTACGCCGGCGAGACCATCTACCTGGCCCGCGCAACCGGCCAGAGCACCAACTCGCCGTTCGTCAAGATGCGGCCCGAGGACCTCGACGCCGGCGGTATGGAGACGGTGTTCCCGTGGCGCGAGTCCGACGGCGACGGCACTACCGAGGAATCGAACGAGAAGCTCACCGCGATCATGATGGGCGTCCGTAATCCGGTGATGCTGATCCGCATCCGGCCGGACGACATGCCCAAGGTGGTCAAGCGCCAGGGCCAGGAGAGCTTCAACTACGGAGACTTCTTCGCCTACACCAAGATCTGCTCGCACCTGGGTTGCCCGTCTTCCCTGTTCGAGCAGCAGACCTATCGGATCCTGTGCCCGTGCCACCAGTCGCAGTTCGACGCGTTGCACTTCGCCAAGCCGGTCTTCGGCCCGGCGGCTCGCGCACTGGCACAGCTGCCGATCACTATTGACGCCAATGGGCATCTGGTCGCCAACGGCGACTTCGTGGAACCTGTCGGACCGGCCTTCTGGGAGCGCACCTCATGA
- a CDS encoding cytochrome b: MSPAIGDLLARQADDIDTRYHPAAALRRQFNKVFPTHWSFLLGEIALYSFIILLLSGVYLTLFFDPSMAEVIYHGVYQPLNGVQMSRAYESALDISFEVRGGLFVRQLHHWAALMFAASIMVHLARIFFTGAFRRPREANWVIGSLLLILAMFEGYFGYSLPDDLLSGIGLRAALSSITLGMPVIGTWLHWALFGGDFPGTILIPRLYALHILLIPGIILALIGVHMALVWFQKHTQFPGPGRTETNVVGVRVLPVFAIKSGAFFAMITGLLGLMGGLLQINAIWNLGPYRPSQVSAGSQPDFYMMWTEGLARLWPAWEFYFWGHTVPGPVGVALIMGGVFGLLMVYPFLEKKFTGDYAHHNLLQRPRDAPVRTAIGAMAISFYMVLTLAAMNDIIAWKFHISLNATTWIGRIGMVVLPPFIFFITYRWCIGLQRSDRDVLEHGIETGIIKRLPHGAYIELHQPLGPVDDHGHPIPLEYAGAPLPKKMNKLGSGGAPGRGSFLTADPVEEDAALNEAAHASERRALTALAEHQGGNTNGHH; this comes from the coding sequence ATGAGCCCTGCAATCGGCGACCTGCTCGCACGCCAAGCAGACGACATCGATACCCGGTACCACCCGGCGGCCGCACTGCGCCGCCAGTTCAACAAGGTCTTCCCGACGCACTGGTCGTTCCTGCTCGGTGAGATCGCGTTGTACAGCTTCATCATCTTGCTGCTGTCCGGCGTCTACCTGACGCTGTTCTTCGACCCGTCGATGGCCGAGGTCATCTACCACGGCGTCTACCAGCCGCTCAACGGCGTGCAGATGTCGCGGGCCTACGAGTCGGCGCTGGACATCTCCTTCGAGGTCCGCGGCGGCCTGTTCGTCCGCCAGCTGCACCACTGGGCCGCGCTGATGTTCGCGGCGTCGATCATGGTGCACCTGGCGCGCATCTTCTTCACCGGCGCGTTCCGCCGGCCGCGTGAGGCCAACTGGGTGATCGGGTCACTGCTGCTGATCCTGGCCATGTTCGAGGGCTACTTCGGTTACTCGCTGCCCGACGACCTGCTGTCCGGTATCGGTCTGCGCGCCGCGCTGTCCTCGATCACGCTGGGTATGCCGGTGATCGGCACCTGGTTGCACTGGGCGCTGTTCGGCGGCGACTTCCCGGGCACCATCTTGATCCCCCGGCTCTACGCACTGCACATTCTGCTGATTCCGGGCATCATCCTGGCCCTGATCGGCGTGCACATGGCGCTGGTGTGGTTCCAGAAGCACACCCAGTTCCCCGGCCCGGGCCGCACCGAGACCAACGTCGTCGGCGTGCGGGTGCTGCCGGTCTTCGCGATCAAGTCGGGCGCGTTCTTCGCGATGATCACCGGCCTGCTGGGCCTGATGGGCGGGTTGCTGCAGATCAACGCGATCTGGAACCTTGGCCCCTACCGCCCGTCGCAGGTGTCGGCAGGTAGCCAGCCGGACTTCTACATGATGTGGACCGAGGGTCTGGCTCGTCTCTGGCCGGCCTGGGAGTTCTACTTCTGGGGCCACACCGTGCCCGGTCCGGTCGGTGTCGCGCTGATCATGGGCGGCGTCTTCGGCCTGCTGATGGTCTACCCCTTCCTGGAGAAGAAGTTCACCGGCGACTACGCGCACCACAACCTGCTGCAGCGTCCCCGGGACGCTCCGGTCCGTACCGCGATCGGCGCCATGGCGATCAGCTTCTACATGGTGCTGACCCTGGCTGCGATGAACGACATCATCGCGTGGAAGTTCCACATCTCGCTGAACGCGACGACCTGGATCGGCCGTATCGGGATGGTGGTCCTGCCGCCGTTTATCTTCTTCATCACCTACCGGTGGTGCATCGGCCTGCAGCGCAGTGACCGCGACGTGCTCGAGCACGGCATCGAGACCGGCATCATCAAGCGGCTGCCGCACGGTGCCTACATCGAGCTGCACCAGCCGCTGGGCCCGGTCGACGACCACGGCCACCCGATTCCGCTGGAATACGCCGGTGCACCGCTGCCCAAGAAGATGAACAAGCTCGGTTCGGGCGGTGCTCCCGGTCGGGGCAGCTTCCTGACGGCCGACCCGGTCGAAGAGGACGCCGCGCTCAACGAGGCGGCACACGCCAGCGAGCGGCGGGCGCTGACCGCGCTGGCCGAGCACCAAGGCGGTAACACCAACGGTCACCACTAG
- a CDS encoding DUF2561 family protein, which translates to MVDRFIRPGQSPEVTDRILLGACAAIWLTLLGMSVAATVALVDLGRGFHEPTEGSHSGLLYIVIGVSALVILAAIPVLLRARQPGPPRPPGFPPQAPAKPPRPNAQDAPLQQPGFDAPGRRAAGTRQVLPNQAQVDRVLLRGITVLGAAVGGALTLVALATYLMAVGKDTGSWVCYGLAGVGAAAMPVIPWLYLRRLGDVLELPSRFG; encoded by the coding sequence ATGGTAGATCGATTCATTCGACCGGGGCAGTCCCCGGAGGTCACTGACCGCATCCTGCTGGGCGCGTGCGCCGCGATCTGGCTGACGCTGCTGGGCATGAGCGTGGCGGCCACGGTGGCACTCGTGGATCTCGGGCGGGGCTTTCACGAGCCGACCGAGGGCTCGCACAGCGGCCTGCTCTACATCGTGATCGGCGTCTCGGCGTTGGTGATCCTCGCGGCCATCCCGGTGTTGCTCCGGGCGCGCCAGCCCGGTCCGCCGCGGCCCCCCGGGTTCCCGCCTCAGGCGCCGGCCAAGCCGCCGCGCCCGAACGCCCAGGACGCTCCGCTTCAGCAGCCCGGGTTCGACGCTCCGGGCCGGCGGGCGGCCGGTACGCGCCAGGTGCTGCCCAACCAGGCTCAGGTTGACCGGGTGTTGCTGCGTGGCATCACGGTGCTGGGCGCCGCGGTGGGCGGCGCGTTGACCTTGGTCGCGTTGGCCACCTATCTGATGGCCGTCGGCAAAGACACCGGCTCGTGGGTCTGCTACGGATTGGCCGGGGTTGGTGCTGCCGCCATGCCGGTGATTCCATGGCTGTACCTACGCCGGCTGGGTGACGTACTGGAACTGCCGTCTCGTTTCGGCTGA